The proteins below come from a single Edaphobacter acidisoli genomic window:
- the rpmF gene encoding 50S ribosomal protein L32, with translation MPNPKRRHSKQRTAKRRSHDFLTPTGTSECPNCHERKLPHRACKKCGEYKGRSVIATKEAVA, from the coding sequence ATGCCTAATCCAAAACGGCGTCACTCCAAGCAGCGCACCGCAAAGCGCCGCAGCCACGACTTCCTCACCCCGACCGGCACCTCCGAGTGCCCGAACTGCCACGAGCGCAAGCTCCCGCACCGCGCCTGCAAGAAGTGCGGCGAGTACAAGGGCCGCTCCGTCATCGCCACCAAAGAAGCCGTAGCTTAA
- a CDS encoding DinB family protein — protein MKMTEMFLDELKQEAAGTRKTLERVPEGRNDWKPHEKSMPLGYLASLVASMPGWIDAMINRDELDFAPVGENKDKPKEWTTRAELLAQFDENLAKAEAALKSTTDEHLMTNWRLLAHGYEVSNLPRYKNIRTGVINHWAHHRGQLTVYLRLNEGLVPALYGPSADERF, from the coding sequence ATGAAGATGACGGAGATGTTTCTGGATGAGCTGAAGCAGGAAGCGGCGGGAACGCGAAAGACGCTGGAGCGCGTGCCTGAGGGACGGAATGACTGGAAGCCGCATGAGAAGTCGATGCCGCTGGGGTATCTGGCTTCGCTGGTGGCGTCGATGCCGGGGTGGATTGACGCGATGATCAATCGCGATGAGCTGGACTTCGCTCCTGTGGGCGAGAACAAAGACAAGCCGAAGGAGTGGACGACGCGCGCGGAGCTGCTGGCGCAGTTCGATGAGAATCTTGCCAAGGCCGAGGCTGCGCTGAAGAGCACGACCGATGAGCACCTGATGACGAACTGGCGGCTGCTTGCGCATGGATATGAGGTGAGCAATCTGCCGCGGTACAAAAATATTCGTACGGGCGTGATCAATCACTGGGCGCACCATCGCGGGCAGTTGACGGTGTATCTCAGGCTGAATGAAGGGCTGGTCCCGGCGCTGTATGGGCCTTCGGCGGATGAGCGGTTTTAG
- a CDS encoding GH35 family beta-galactosidase codes for MKTSANVFSIAILAATLALPGARSQTTASIPHLEKRGATTQLIVDGHPMLMIAGELYNSSSSSLDYMKPEWKQLADMGINTVLTPVSWELVEPEEGRYDFTLVDGLIAQAREQHVHIVFLWLAAWKNGVSSYPPVWVKRDTQRFPRVIIDGRPTTTLSTFSSALREADAKAFHALMEHLRTVDTDHTVLMMQVENEVGVLGASRDHSPAAEQAFAGQVPEQLMSYLTTHKASLNDELRTLWDANGAKTRGTWTEVFGDSARADEIFMAWHYARYLQAIAAAGKSAYPLPMYNNTWLGGGDTPPGNYPSGGSQPRVIDIWKAAGNSLDMQCPDLYASDFSGWTSRYHRPDNPLFIPETNGGSTGAANVFYAFGEQASLGFSPFAIDAGMHGDTWPGLSLEKITQGRDELAASYHAIAQIEPFILTGQQSGDIHGFVLSQDHPMVDFVMHGLTVHVSLDQIFGNGAKSGYGLILEESPGHFLGAGKGFRVSFTPRDTKAPEVGIASIDEGRFDNGTWIAGRRLNGDESDQGGYWRFDQREVHIERVVLYEYK; via the coding sequence ATGAAAACCTCTGCAAACGTTTTCTCAATCGCCATCCTTGCAGCAACTCTCGCTCTGCCCGGCGCGCGATCCCAGACGACCGCCTCCATCCCCCATCTCGAAAAGCGCGGAGCCACCACGCAACTCATCGTCGACGGCCACCCCATGCTCATGATCGCCGGCGAGCTCTACAACTCCAGCTCCTCCAGCCTCGACTACATGAAGCCCGAGTGGAAGCAGCTCGCCGACATGGGCATCAACACCGTCCTCACGCCCGTCTCCTGGGAGCTCGTCGAGCCCGAAGAGGGCCGCTACGACTTCACGCTCGTCGACGGCCTCATCGCACAAGCCCGCGAGCAGCACGTCCACATCGTCTTTCTCTGGCTCGCCGCGTGGAAGAACGGCGTCTCCAGCTACCCGCCCGTCTGGGTCAAGCGCGACACCCAACGTTTTCCGCGCGTCATCATCGACGGCCGCCCCACCACCACGCTCAGCACCTTCTCGTCCGCCCTGCGCGAGGCCGACGCCAAAGCCTTCCACGCGCTCATGGAGCATCTCCGCACCGTCGACACCGACCACACCGTCCTCATGATGCAGGTCGAAAACGAAGTCGGCGTCCTCGGAGCCTCGCGTGACCACTCGCCCGCCGCCGAGCAGGCATTCGCCGGCCAGGTCCCCGAGCAGTTGATGAGCTACCTCACCACGCACAAAGCCTCGCTCAACGACGAGCTCCGCACCCTCTGGGACGCCAACGGCGCCAAAACCCGCGGCACCTGGACCGAGGTCTTCGGCGACAGCGCCCGCGCCGACGAGATCTTCATGGCCTGGCACTACGCCCGCTACCTCCAGGCCATCGCAGCCGCCGGCAAAAGCGCCTACCCGCTGCCCATGTATAACAACACCTGGCTCGGCGGCGGCGACACGCCTCCCGGCAACTACCCCAGCGGCGGCTCGCAGCCCCGCGTCATCGACATCTGGAAGGCCGCCGGCAACTCGCTCGACATGCAGTGCCCCGACCTCTACGCCTCCGACTTCTCCGGCTGGACCAGCCGCTACCACCGCCCCGACAACCCGCTCTTTATCCCGGAAACCAACGGCGGCAGCACCGGCGCAGCCAACGTCTTCTACGCCTTCGGTGAGCAGGCTTCCCTCGGCTTCTCTCCCTTCGCCATCGACGCCGGAATGCACGGCGACACCTGGCCCGGGCTCAGCCTCGAAAAGATCACACAGGGAAGAGACGAACTCGCCGCCAGCTATCACGCAATCGCCCAGATCGAACCCTTCATCCTCACCGGCCAGCAATCCGGCGACATCCACGGCTTCGTGCTCAGCCAGGACCACCCCATGGTTGACTTCGTCATGCACGGCCTCACCGTCCACGTCAGCCTCGACCAGATCTTCGGCAACGGCGCAAAGAGCGGCTACGGCCTCATCCTCGAAGAAAGCCCCGGCCACTTCCTCGGAGCAGGCAAGGGCTTCCGCGTCTCCTTCACGCCTCGCGACACCAAAGCCCCCGAGGTCGGCATCGCCTCCATCGACGAAGGCCGCTTCGACAACGGAACATGGATCGCAGGCCGCCGCCTCAACGGCGACGAAAGCGACCAGGGCGGCTACTGGCGCTTCGACCAGCGCGAAGTCCACATCGAACGCGTCGTCCTCTACGAGTACAAATAA
- a CDS encoding cupin domain-containing protein: MATPHDHAEHEPVTPESSLTLDLFGSLITFQVRSAETEGAYAILEAAVPPGRAKVLMHSHAAAETFQILDGEFEFHAVRDGQVSVFRASAGDMVHMPPNVPHGYRNVAKEVSSFQTVVAPGSMEGYFLELGMPTAATRPTKPTAPDLELLGTVGEKYGVALYEE, translated from the coding sequence ATGGCGACTCCCCATGACCACGCTGAGCATGAACCGGTCACGCCTGAATCCAGCCTGACTCTCGACCTCTTTGGGTCTCTCATCACCTTTCAGGTGCGCAGTGCTGAGACGGAGGGGGCTTACGCGATCCTTGAGGCTGCCGTGCCTCCGGGCCGGGCGAAGGTGCTGATGCACAGTCACGCGGCTGCGGAGACGTTCCAGATTCTTGATGGGGAGTTCGAGTTCCACGCGGTGCGGGATGGGCAGGTTTCGGTCTTTCGGGCCTCGGCGGGGGACATGGTACACATGCCGCCGAACGTGCCGCACGGGTACCGGAATGTGGCGAAGGAGGTTTCGAGCTTCCAGACGGTGGTCGCCCCGGGGTCGATGGAGGGGTACTTCCTGGAGCTGGGGATGCCGACTGCCGCGACCCGTCCGACGAAGCCCACCGCTCCGGATCTCGAGCTGCTGGGGACCGTTGGGGAGAAGTATGGGGTGGCGCTGTACGAGGAGTGA
- a CDS encoding amidohydrolase family protein → MRAVLFLLISALMITSGASRLAAQNLAIADATVYTSPHAPALHHATVVIHDGTITAVGQHVHVPQGADTLQCNGCVVLAGFWNAHVHFMEPKWDDAAHQPAEKLEGQLQAMLTHSGFTTVVDCGSDGENTIALRRRIESGEIAGPKIYTAGVPIFPAHALPYYLDGIPVALRSKLGQPETPAEAAAFVDKNVALGTDITKLFTGSIVKPDQITPMALPIARAAAEEAHRHGQLVFAHPSNLEGTRVAVEAGVDVLAHAPEATRGIDEPFLRKMVAQHMTMIPTLKLFSQDKTIAQIRDLVNQFHTMGGRLVYGTDTGFLPDYDQSEEFRQLSQAGLGFREVLAMLTTAPAELFKVASNQGKVAPGMRGDLTVLTEDPASGDPIAFTKVLYTIRGGRVNFRAQ, encoded by the coding sequence ATGAGAGCTGTTCTTTTCCTGCTGATATCTGCGCTGATGATCACTTCGGGCGCATCACGTCTCGCTGCACAAAATCTGGCCATTGCAGACGCAACCGTCTACACCTCGCCTCATGCGCCTGCGCTTCACCACGCGACCGTCGTAATCCACGATGGAACAATCACTGCTGTCGGCCAGCACGTGCATGTGCCACAGGGAGCGGACACACTGCAATGCAATGGTTGCGTAGTACTGGCTGGCTTCTGGAATGCTCATGTGCATTTCATGGAGCCGAAGTGGGACGACGCTGCCCATCAGCCCGCGGAGAAGCTCGAAGGCCAGCTTCAAGCAATGCTGACGCACTCCGGCTTCACCACCGTCGTCGATTGCGGATCGGACGGAGAAAACACCATTGCTCTCCGCCGCCGTATCGAAAGCGGCGAAATCGCGGGACCAAAGATCTACACCGCAGGCGTGCCCATCTTTCCTGCGCACGCACTCCCCTATTACCTCGACGGCATCCCCGTTGCCTTGCGATCCAAACTAGGCCAGCCCGAAACTCCCGCCGAAGCGGCGGCCTTCGTGGATAAGAACGTTGCCTTGGGCACCGATATCACGAAGCTCTTCACCGGCTCGATCGTGAAACCCGATCAGATCACTCCCATGGCCCTGCCCATAGCGCGAGCCGCAGCCGAAGAGGCACACCGCCACGGCCAACTTGTCTTTGCCCACCCGTCCAACTTGGAGGGGACGCGCGTCGCGGTAGAAGCTGGCGTGGATGTGCTCGCACACGCTCCCGAGGCAACCCGCGGCATCGACGAGCCGTTCCTGCGCAAAATGGTTGCGCAGCATATGACAATGATTCCGACGCTGAAACTCTTCTCACAAGACAAGACCATTGCCCAGATCCGCGACCTGGTGAACCAATTTCACACCATGGGAGGACGGCTGGTCTACGGCACGGACACCGGCTTCTTGCCCGACTACGACCAGAGCGAAGAATTCCGCCAGTTGAGCCAGGCCGGCCTCGGTTTTCGCGAAGTCCTCGCCATGTTGACGACTGCTCCCGCCGAATTGTTTAAAGTAGCCAGCAATCAAGGCAAAGTCGCACCCGGCATGCGCGGCGATCTTACGGTGCTAACGGAAGACCCCGCGTCAGGCGATCCCATTGCGTTTACGAAAGTGCTCTACACAATTCGCGGCGGCAGAGTCAACTTCCGAGCGCAATAA
- a CDS encoding YceD family protein, giving the protein MLITPIQLVEEPLHFDETIAPGALDYAPDVRQITPLPIKGQADLVVEHHGADPFTRGAAHDVNDIRLRAHFAAGFEVQCGRCLEPVQVPVEGDFDLIFRPNSAETYSGEHAITPDETEIGYYQDSGLLLEDVVREQVLLSLPSRILCKPDCQGLCPRCGQNLNQAKCSCSSVPDDPRWNALAGLAEKLEPKHK; this is encoded by the coding sequence GTGCTTATCACCCCCATCCAACTAGTCGAAGAGCCGCTCCACTTCGACGAGACCATCGCCCCCGGCGCGCTCGACTACGCTCCAGACGTCCGCCAGATCACCCCACTCCCCATCAAAGGCCAGGCCGACCTCGTCGTCGAGCACCACGGCGCCGACCCCTTCACCCGCGGCGCCGCCCACGATGTCAACGACATCCGCCTCCGCGCCCACTTCGCCGCCGGGTTCGAGGTCCAGTGCGGTCGTTGCCTTGAGCCCGTCCAGGTTCCCGTCGAGGGCGACTTCGATCTCATCTTCCGCCCCAACTCCGCCGAAACCTACTCCGGCGAGCACGCCATTACCCCCGACGAGACCGAAATCGGTTATTATCAAGACAGCGGTCTTTTGCTCGAGGATGTGGTGCGCGAGCAGGTGTTGCTCTCCCTGCCCAGCCGTATTCTCTGCAAACCAGACTGCCAGGGGCTTTGCCCGCGCTGTGGTCAGAACCTGAATCAAGCGAAATGTTCCTGCTCGTCGGTCCCCGACGATCCACGCTGGAATGCGCTTGCCGGTCTGGCCGAAAAGCTCGAGCCGAAGCACAAATAA
- a CDS encoding type VI secretion system tube protein Hcp yields MTLQFFATVTGSIQGAFKGETLSTKLANKIPGVALSYSVLEPEGAATTKCQQRPVLFTKLWGASSPQFYQAAYTGEVLTSVLFEFFLPLSDGSQSLDHTILLSNATVSLSRQSVHAGQHDGPLIDTRYLHEIGFRFEKIEITSLTAHTEAHGQW; encoded by the coding sequence ATGACACTCCAGTTCTTCGCCACAGTCACCGGCAGCATTCAAGGCGCATTCAAAGGCGAAACCCTCTCCACCAAGCTCGCCAACAAGATTCCCGGCGTAGCCCTCAGCTACAGCGTCCTCGAACCCGAAGGCGCAGCCACCACGAAATGCCAGCAGCGGCCCGTCCTCTTCACCAAGCTCTGGGGAGCGTCCTCACCGCAGTTCTACCAGGCCGCCTACACGGGCGAAGTCCTCACCTCGGTCCTCTTCGAGTTCTTCCTGCCACTCTCTGACGGCAGCCAATCCCTCGACCACACCATCCTGCTCTCCAACGCGACCGTCTCCCTCTCGCGTCAATCCGTCCACGCCGGCCAGCACGACGGCCCCCTCATCGACACCCGCTACCTCCACGAGATCGGCTTCCGCTTCGAGAAAATCGAGATCACCAGCCTCACCGCCCACACCGAAGCCCACGGCCAGTGGTAG
- a CDS encoding DoxX family protein — translation MVRGQQLAVYLLAAGIFAMGVVSVVSRDFAYTWQPVPAFAGRGMVAVACGLFMMALSVLLVFRPTFRIAVRVLFPFLIVWQCLKVPALIAAPKILGVWLGFGETAVLLAGGWVLFARFSEVESRGFFRYITGERGVRAATILMGAALLPIGLSHLVYAQITASLVPAWLPSRISWAYITGIGQMACGLGLLANVLARKAAFIETAMLAIFAFLVWGPDTWFASVPKLVGSPAGFRFPFTAFLITWVIGAAALIVAVNIGVKRSAREPVRDLV, via the coding sequence ATGGTTCGTGGTCAGCAGCTTGCAGTGTATCTTCTGGCGGCCGGAATCTTCGCCATGGGTGTCGTCTCGGTTGTGTCTCGGGACTTTGCGTATACGTGGCAGCCAGTTCCGGCGTTTGCCGGTCGCGGAATGGTTGCCGTGGCCTGCGGGCTCTTCATGATGGCGCTCAGTGTTCTGCTGGTGTTTCGTCCGACGTTCCGCATCGCTGTGCGTGTGCTCTTCCCTTTTCTGATTGTGTGGCAGTGCCTGAAGGTTCCTGCGCTGATTGCGGCCCCGAAGATTCTGGGCGTCTGGCTTGGGTTTGGCGAGACTGCGGTACTGCTGGCTGGCGGGTGGGTGCTGTTTGCGCGCTTCTCGGAAGTGGAGAGTCGTGGTTTTTTCAGGTACATCACGGGTGAGCGCGGAGTGCGCGCGGCGACGATCCTGATGGGAGCGGCGTTGCTTCCTATCGGACTTTCACACCTGGTTTATGCGCAGATCACGGCCAGCCTGGTTCCGGCGTGGCTGCCCTCGCGGATAAGCTGGGCTTATATCACCGGCATTGGGCAGATGGCCTGTGGGCTGGGATTGCTGGCGAATGTGCTGGCGCGGAAGGCGGCCTTTATCGAAACGGCGATGCTGGCGATCTTTGCGTTTCTGGTGTGGGGTCCGGATACGTGGTTTGCTTCTGTGCCGAAGCTGGTTGGATCGCCTGCGGGGTTCCGGTTTCCCTTTACGGCGTTTTTGATTACGTGGGTGATTGGTGCGGCGGCCTTGATTGTGGCGGTGAATATTGGGGTAAAGCGTAGTGCCCGGGAGCCTGTACGGGATTTGGTTTAG
- the plsX gene encoding phosphate acyltransferase PlsX → MPIDIVVDAMGSDKAPEPEVRGAVLAARQYDVRVHLVGPEDKIRPLLRQALRGQRLPVFIVPASEWITMDDKAAQAVRAKRDSSMRVGLRMVREGLVSGSTHGPGKAAAFFTAGNTGAAMATAKMVLGMLGGVHRPALATIMPTSRGVPSLLLDVGANVDCDPDNLVQFAVMGNIYAKNVLHINTPRVGLLSIGEEDSKGNSLTRDTLPMLRALQGINFIGNVEGRDLFNGHSDVTVCDGFVGNVAIKSIEGCAHLMSQSLRESLKSTVTSQVGALLSRRAFADFKKRLDYSEYGGAPLLGVRGVCIVGHGSSNERAIMNGIRVAAEFAQAEVNSAIESTLQSA, encoded by the coding sequence ATGCCGATTGACATCGTTGTAGACGCGATGGGTTCCGACAAGGCCCCCGAACCAGAGGTTCGCGGGGCTGTTCTTGCTGCCCGCCAGTACGACGTCCGCGTCCACCTCGTCGGCCCCGAAGACAAGATCCGTCCTCTGCTCCGCCAAGCCCTCCGCGGCCAGCGCCTGCCCGTCTTCATCGTCCCCGCCAGCGAGTGGATCACCATGGACGACAAGGCCGCCCAGGCCGTCCGCGCCAAGCGCGACTCTTCCATGCGCGTCGGCCTCCGCATGGTGCGCGAAGGCCTCGTCTCCGGCTCGACCCACGGTCCCGGCAAGGCCGCCGCGTTCTTCACCGCAGGCAACACCGGAGCGGCCATGGCCACGGCCAAGATGGTGCTCGGCATGCTCGGCGGAGTGCATCGCCCTGCGCTCGCCACCATCATGCCCACCTCGCGCGGCGTCCCCTCGCTGCTGCTCGACGTCGGCGCCAACGTAGACTGCGACCCCGACAATCTGGTCCAGTTCGCCGTCATGGGCAACATCTACGCAAAGAACGTCCTGCACATCAACACCCCACGCGTCGGCCTGCTCTCCATCGGCGAAGAGGACTCCAAAGGCAACTCGCTCACCCGCGACACGCTCCCCATGCTCCGCGCCCTTCAAGGCATCAACTTCATCGGCAACGTCGAAGGCCGCGACCTCTTCAACGGCCACTCCGACGTGACCGTCTGCGACGGCTTCGTCGGCAACGTCGCCATCAAATCGATCGAAGGCTGCGCCCACCTGATGAGCCAGTCCCTGCGCGAATCGCTCAAATCCACCGTCACCTCGCAGGTCGGCGCGCTGCTCTCCCGCCGCGCCTTCGCCGACTTCAAAAAGCGTCTCGACTACTCCGAGTACGGCGGCGCACCACTGCTAGGCGTGCGCGGAGTCTGCATCGTAGGTCACGGCTCCTCAAACGAACGCGCCATCATGAACGGCATCCGCGTAGCCGCCGAATTCGCCCAGGCCGAAGTCAACTCCGCCATCGAATCCACCCTCCAATCCGCCTGA
- the alaS gene encoding alanine--tRNA ligase, with the protein MINRSGNQIREDFLRFFEGKGHRRVHSSSLVPANDPTLLFTNAGMNQFKDVFLGAEKRDYSRATTSQKCVRAGGKHNDLENVGFTRRHHTFFEMLGNFSFGDYFKKDAIAYAWELLTSPDWFGIDTKKMYVTIFEGDAKVPRDAEAYQFWLDVGVPKERIFEMGAKDNFWAMGDTGPCGPCSEIYYDLGQAAGEDPSVDKLFGEDDARYVEIWNLVFMQFDRSSDGVLTPLPKPSIDTGMGLERIACVLQGVLSNFETDLFTPLIKRAEELTRHKVEADHEIDERSRASLRIIADHSRAATFLISDGVLPANEGRGYVLRKIMRRGIRHGRLLGQEKPFMHEMVYAVRDEMAAAYPELKETADRVAKVVLAEEQQFARTLELGLRQMTEETLRSGAAAFHLYETFGMPLDFMVDAARDAGVAFDMEGFEQARAEEQTRARASWKGGSQKTAAPVYRELPKTEFEGYSALRVDGARVLALVKDGVGVPELKAGDEGEVVLDATSFYADSGGQVGDIGWLYSGDHNSVVAEVRGATKPVQGVFAHKVVARQTLAVGDTVDTVVDAVNRRATERNHTGTHLLHAALRQTLGTHVKQAGSLNDASRLRFDFSHFSAVADEELQDIEDIVNREVMGNTKVETLVDVPIDVAVNELGAMALFGEKYGDRVRVVKIGDFSTELCGGTHTAATGEIGLLKLVGESSVSSGVRRVEAVSGTGALSEFRRGFDVTRVVGQVVGATDAAPADALRHRLAAQDEEMKKLRRELDAVRMKAASSSVADAASSAVEVKGVKVLAQRVDGIEKAQMRELVDQLRGKLGSGVVVLGAAVDGKVSLIVGVTKDLTSRVQAGKVVGQLAALVGGKGGGRPDLAEAGGSDAGALDGTLAKAAGVVEEWLK; encoded by the coding sequence CGCCATCACACCTTCTTCGAGATGCTGGGCAACTTCAGCTTCGGCGACTACTTCAAAAAAGACGCCATCGCCTACGCGTGGGAGTTGCTTACTTCGCCGGACTGGTTCGGCATCGATACGAAGAAGATGTACGTGACCATCTTCGAGGGCGATGCGAAGGTGCCGCGCGACGCCGAGGCGTACCAGTTCTGGCTCGACGTGGGGGTGCCCAAAGAGCGCATCTTCGAGATGGGCGCTAAGGACAACTTCTGGGCCATGGGCGACACCGGGCCTTGCGGGCCGTGCTCGGAGATTTATTACGATCTCGGTCAGGCTGCTGGTGAAGATCCGTCCGTCGATAAGCTGTTTGGTGAAGATGATGCGCGGTATGTCGAGATCTGGAACCTCGTGTTCATGCAGTTCGACCGCTCAAGTGACGGTGTGCTGACTCCGCTGCCGAAGCCTTCGATTGACACTGGAATGGGGCTTGAGCGCATCGCCTGCGTGCTGCAGGGCGTGCTCTCGAACTTTGAGACCGACCTGTTCACTCCTCTCATCAAGCGCGCCGAAGAGCTGACCAGGCACAAAGTGGAAGCAGACCACGAGATCGACGAGCGTTCGCGAGCTTCTCTGCGCATTATCGCGGACCACTCGCGCGCGGCCACGTTCCTCATCTCCGACGGCGTGCTTCCTGCCAACGAAGGACGCGGCTACGTGCTGCGTAAGATCATGCGGCGCGGGATTCGGCACGGTCGGCTGCTCGGGCAGGAGAAGCCGTTCATGCACGAGATGGTCTACGCCGTGCGCGATGAGATGGCTGCGGCTTATCCCGAACTGAAGGAGACCGCTGATCGCGTGGCGAAGGTTGTGCTCGCCGAAGAACAGCAGTTTGCACGCACGCTGGAGCTAGGCTTGCGGCAGATGACCGAAGAAACGCTGCGATCTGGAGCGGCTGCGTTTCACCTATATGAAACCTTCGGCATGCCGCTCGACTTCATGGTCGATGCAGCGCGTGACGCAGGCGTCGCTTTCGACATGGAAGGCTTCGAGCAAGCACGTGCTGAAGAACAGACCCGTGCTCGCGCTTCGTGGAAGGGTGGTTCGCAGAAGACTGCGGCTCCTGTCTATCGTGAGTTGCCGAAGACGGAGTTTGAAGGCTACTCCGCGCTGCGGGTGGATGGCGCTCGCGTTCTTGCGCTGGTGAAAGACGGCGTCGGCGTGCCTGAGCTGAAGGCTGGCGACGAGGGCGAGGTTGTGCTGGACGCGACGAGCTTCTATGCGGACTCGGGCGGCCAGGTTGGCGACATCGGCTGGCTGTATTCGGGCGATCACAACTCCGTCGTGGCCGAGGTGCGCGGCGCGACCAAGCCGGTGCAGGGCGTCTTTGCGCATAAGGTTGTGGCGCGCCAGACGCTTGCGGTTGGCGATACGGTCGATACCGTCGTCGATGCTGTGAACCGGCGCGCGACCGAGCGGAATCACACCGGAACGCACCTGCTCCATGCGGCGCTTCGGCAGACTCTCGGGACGCATGTGAAGCAGGCTGGTTCGCTGAACGATGCTTCGCGGCTGCGCTTCGATTTTTCGCACTTCTCCGCTGTGGCTGATGAGGAGTTGCAGGACATTGAAGACATCGTGAACCGCGAGGTGATGGGCAATACCAAAGTCGAGACGCTGGTCGATGTTCCGATCGATGTTGCCGTGAACGAGCTGGGCGCGATGGCGCTGTTTGGCGAGAAGTATGGCGACCGCGTCCGCGTGGTGAAGATTGGCGATTTTTCGACTGAGCTCTGCGGCGGCACACATACGGCTGCTACCGGCGAGATCGGGTTGCTGAAGCTGGTTGGCGAAAGCTCGGTTTCGAGCGGTGTACGGCGTGTCGAGGCGGTCTCGGGCACGGGCGCGCTGAGTGAGTTCCGGCGCGGGTTTGATGTGACGCGCGTCGTTGGGCAGGTGGTTGGCGCGACCGACGCAGCTCCGGCGGACGCGCTTCGGCACAGGCTCGCCGCACAGGACGAGGAGATGAAGAAGCTGCGGCGCGAGCTGGATGCTGTCCGGATGAAGGCTGCTTCTTCGTCTGTGGCCGATGCGGCTTCCTCGGCCGTTGAGGTGAAGGGCGTGAAGGTGCTGGCGCAGCGGGTGGATGGGATCGAGAAGGCGCAGATGCGGGAGCTGGTGGACCAGCTTCGCGGCAAGCTCGGCTCGGGCGTCGTCGTGCTGGGCGCGGCGGTGGATGGCAAGGTGTCGCTGATCGTGGGGGTGACTAAGGACCTGACCTCGCGAGTCCAGGCGGGGAAAGTGGTTGGGCAGCTTGCGGCGCTGGTGGGCGGTAAGGGCGGTGGGCGGCCTGATCTGGCCGAGGCCGGCGGATCGGACGCCGGCGCTCTCGATGGGACTCTGGCCAAGGCGGCTGGTGTGGTGGAGGAGTGGCTCAAGTAA
- a CDS encoding thiamine phosphate synthase, which produces MMHRYAITSRALFSGDESEKQAALITQCARWSREGTDFIQLREKDLPAAAQSQLARDILQTIAGSKTKLLINTRADVALATAAHGVHLTAAPGELTPTQVRQLYATANAPEPIITISCHTIEEVRRAIQHKPSAILFAPVFGKKIAGEADLPAAGLDKLREACIAAAPIPVYALGGITHENTPSCMKAGAAGIAAIRLFLG; this is translated from the coding sequence ATGATGCACCGCTACGCCATCACCAGTCGAGCACTCTTCTCAGGCGACGAATCCGAAAAGCAGGCCGCGCTCATCACCCAATGCGCCCGCTGGTCCCGCGAAGGCACCGACTTCATCCAGCTCCGCGAAAAAGATCTTCCCGCAGCCGCACAATCCCAGCTCGCACGAGACATCCTCCAAACCATCGCCGGAAGCAAAACCAAACTCCTCATCAACACCCGCGCCGACGTAGCCCTCGCCACCGCCGCCCACGGAGTCCACCTCACCGCCGCACCCGGAGAACTCACACCCACGCAGGTCCGTCAGCTTTACGCAACAGCCAACGCACCAGAGCCAATCATCACCATCTCCTGCCACACCATCGAAGAAGTCCGCCGCGCCATCCAGCACAAGCCGTCCGCAATCCTCTTCGCGCCAGTCTTCGGCAAAAAGATAGCGGGCGAAGCCGACCTCCCAGCCGCAGGTCTCGACAAGCTCCGCGAAGCCTGCATCGCCGCAGCCCCAATCCCGGTCTACGCGCTAGGCGGCATCACCCACGAAAACACTCCATCCTGCATGAAAGCCGGAGCGGCAGGTATCGCCGCCATCCGCCTATTTCTGGGGTGA
- a CDS encoding dihydrofolate reductase family protein yields MAKLVYELNQSLDGYVDHQKMGPPRPALFRHFIQRVRGLTGMIYGRGMYEVMRYWDDDLPDWDAEERDYAAAWRAQPKWVVSRSLKSVGPNATLVEGDVEAAIRGLKIQHDGEIEVAGPVLAGSLTGLGLIDEYRIYLHPVVLGHGRPFFTGPRPPLHLVASDRIVEDVIRLTYVPA; encoded by the coding sequence ATGGCGAAGCTCGTGTATGAATTGAACCAGTCCCTGGACGGATACGTCGACCACCAGAAAATGGGACCACCCCGTCCCGCGCTCTTTCGTCATTTCATCCAGCGGGTGCGCGGCTTGACCGGCATGATATACGGTCGCGGCATGTATGAAGTCATGCGTTATTGGGACGATGACCTTCCGGATTGGGATGCGGAGGAACGCGACTACGCTGCGGCATGGCGAGCCCAGCCGAAGTGGGTTGTGTCACGCTCCCTGAAGTCTGTCGGTCCCAACGCCACACTCGTCGAAGGCGACGTGGAGGCGGCGATACGCGGGCTGAAGATTCAGCATGACGGGGAGATTGAAGTTGCCGGACCAGTCTTGGCAGGAAGCCTGACCGGCCTTGGTCTTATTGACGAGTATCGAATCTACCTCCACCCCGTCGTGCTCGGTCATGGCAGGCCATTCTTCACCGGCCCTCGGCCGCCGCTTCACCTGGTCGCCAGCGATCGAATTGTCGAGGACGTGATCAGGCTGACATACGTTCCTGCGTAA